The genomic interval AACAACAGGAATGgcaatgggaatgggaacaatgggaataatgggaatgggaacaacAGAAATGACAACGGGAATGACAACGGGAATGACAATGGGAACAACaacgggaatgggaacaatgggaataatgggaatgggaacaacAGGAATGACAACGGGAACAGCGGGAATGACAATGGGAATGACAACAGGAATGACAACGGGAACAACGGGAATGAGAACGGGAATGAGAACGGGAATGACAACGGGAACGACAACAGGAATGAGAACGGGAACAACAATGGGAATGACAACGGGAACAGCGGGAATGACAACAGGAATGACAACGGGAATGGGAACAACGGGAATGAGAACAGGAATGACAACGGGAATGGGAACAACGGGAACAACGGGAATGACAACAGGAATGAGAATGGGAACAACAACGGGAATGACAACGGGAACAGTGGGAACAGCGGGAATGACAATGGGAACAACAGTGGGAACAACGGGAACAACAGGAACAACAGGAATGACAATGGGAATGACAGTGGGAACAATGGGAAcaatgggaatgatgggaatgatgggaacaatgggaataatgggaacaatgggaataatgggaacaatgggaataatgggaataactGGAACAACGGGAATGATGGGAACAACGGGAATGATGGGAACAACAGGAATGATGGGAATAACTGGAACAACGGGAATGATGGGAacaatgggaatgggaacaatgggaataatgggaataatgggaataatgggaataatgg from Parus major isolate Abel unplaced genomic scaffold, Parus_major1.1 Scaffold721, whole genome shotgun sequence carries:
- the LOC117243824 gene encoding N66 matrix protein-like, which produces MTTGMTMGTTTGMTTGMGTMGIMGMGTTEMTTGMTTGMTTGTTTGMTMGTTTGMTTGMTMGMTTGTTGTTGMTMGTTTGMNGNDNGNNNGNGNNGNNGNGNNRNDNGNSGNDNGNDNRNDNGNNGNENGNENGNDNGNDNRNENGNNNGNDNGNSGNDNRNDNGNGNNGNENRNDNGNGNNGNNGNDNRNENGNNNGNDNGNSGNSGNDNGNNSGNNGNNRNNRNDNGND